The proteins below are encoded in one region of Myxococcales bacterium:
- a CDS encoding Rne/Rng family ribonuclease — translation MSNHNTLAINVGIGETRVALIEEGFLAELYVERQSERSPVGNVYLGKVTRVLPGMQAAFIDVGLDRAAFLHVEDLIPEGSLEKLESGESPASEENGDATEEGSSSKRKLQRLTRKTPIREVLSEGQEIVVQVSKAPISTKGARVTSHVSLPGRYVVYLPTVDHIGVSKRIGNDEERKRLRESIEALKPPVGGLIVRTVGAGLTKKRLKADVGYLVKTWESVVEAKSKSKRAPALLYSDLDIVLRAARDLFTEEVGKLIVDSPEAHKRLLEFMQAFMPERMGDVEVYKDKEPIFDAYGIEDEISRALSRKVQLPSGGYLIIDQAEALTAIDVNTGRFTGKGRDVEETILQTNLEAAKEIAYQLRFRNIGGLIVLDFIDMERKSHRDKVNRALSKFLKRDRSKTTTIRISELGLVEMTRKRTRESLGRTLHEACFYCDGTGHLLSKTSICHEIVRQIGREKDGIPGYKIVIHAHPAICDRLAREEKSAIEFVSKKHSRQIETKAHTDYHLEQFHLSGS, via the coding sequence ATGTCAAATCACAATACTCTCGCCATCAATGTGGGCATTGGCGAAACCCGCGTAGCGCTCATCGAAGAAGGTTTCCTTGCTGAGCTTTATGTTGAAAGACAAAGTGAGCGTAGCCCGGTAGGCAATGTATACTTAGGCAAAGTCACCCGGGTCTTACCTGGTATGCAAGCCGCATTCATCGATGTGGGCCTTGATCGTGCAGCTTTTTTGCACGTTGAAGATTTAATCCCAGAAGGCAGCCTGGAAAAGCTTGAATCCGGCGAATCCCCCGCAAGTGAAGAAAATGGTGATGCGACGGAAGAAGGCAGCTCATCGAAACGCAAGCTCCAACGGCTAACTCGCAAAACACCCATTCGAGAGGTGCTGAGCGAAGGGCAAGAAATAGTCGTTCAGGTATCGAAAGCCCCAATCAGCACAAAAGGCGCCCGGGTAACGAGTCACGTTTCTCTTCCGGGCCGCTATGTTGTCTATCTTCCCACAGTCGACCACATCGGCGTTTCCAAACGAATTGGCAACGATGAAGAACGCAAACGTCTTCGCGAATCGATTGAAGCCCTCAAGCCTCCAGTTGGAGGCCTCATTGTACGAACAGTCGGTGCGGGGCTTACCAAAAAACGTCTCAAGGCGGACGTCGGCTATCTTGTCAAAACCTGGGAAAGTGTCGTTGAGGCTAAAAGCAAATCCAAACGCGCTCCCGCTCTGCTCTACAGCGATCTTGATATCGTACTGCGTGCGGCACGTGATCTGTTCACCGAAGAGGTTGGAAAACTTATCGTTGATAGCCCAGAGGCCCACAAGCGATTGCTTGAGTTCATGCAGGCGTTCATGCCCGAACGCATGGGTGATGTCGAAGTCTACAAAGATAAAGAGCCCATCTTTGATGCCTACGGTATCGAAGATGAGATCAGTCGCGCGCTGTCCCGTAAGGTGCAACTTCCTTCTGGAGGTTATTTGATCATCGACCAAGCGGAGGCGCTTACTGCTATCGATGTCAATACAGGTCGCTTTACAGGAAAAGGCCGTGACGTTGAAGAAACCATTCTTCAAACCAATTTAGAGGCCGCAAAAGAGATCGCTTATCAACTGCGATTTCGCAATATTGGCGGACTTATTGTACTCGATTTCATCGACATGGAGCGCAAATCACATCGAGACAAAGTCAACCGAGCGCTTTCCAAGTTTCTGAAACGCGACCGATCTAAAACCACGACTATCCGTATCAGTGAGCTCGGATTGGTGGAAATGACCCGAAAGCGCACGCGCGAATCACTCGGACGTACCCTTCATGAAGCTTGTTTTTATTGCGACGGAACTGGCCATTTGCTCTCAAAAACATCAATTTGTCATGAAATTGTTCGTCAAATCGGCCGAGAAAAAGACGGGATCCCTGGCTATAAGATTGTGATTCACGCACACCCTGCCATCTGCGATCGCCTTGCTCGCGAAGAAAAGTCAGCGATTGAGTTTGTCTCGAAAAAGCATTCGAGGCAGATTGAAACAAAAGCGCATACAGATTATCACCTGGAACAGTTTCATCTATCAGGAAGTTAA
- a CDS encoding DUF4388 domain-containing protein — protein sequence MAKTPSKNYALRFISGKYQGGEMLLPHDREVVMGRSSELDMVLVEDMVSRRHAKLTVDGEDVYIQDLGSTNGTFVNGEKVKKSKLSEGDRILIGTSIIKLVDLGEVSEIDSSKAPLKQSINDVRATAPVRTMSGSIEEIPLPDLLQLFSTSKKSGVLAVRAGNNVGKIYLDNGQIVFTSINDNFETSPLKCFYRLLTWTQGMFELEAAHQGEFPTRMEQSTEALLMEGMRQLDEIKRIEGDIPSPNATLALVRPMLTPLKNLAPEELDMLQLVINHQTTEEVLNHSAHDDLHTYQSLARLISGGYIVAQ from the coding sequence ATGGCAAAAACGCCAAGTAAAAATTATGCCCTTCGTTTTATCTCCGGTAAGTATCAGGGAGGTGAAATGTTGCTTCCTCATGATCGTGAGGTTGTGATGGGGCGATCGAGCGAGCTTGATATGGTGCTTGTCGAAGACATGGTTTCTAGACGTCACGCCAAGCTTACCGTTGATGGCGAGGATGTCTACATTCAGGATCTTGGTTCAACCAATGGAACCTTTGTTAACGGCGAGAAAGTAAAGAAATCCAAACTTTCAGAAGGAGACCGTATCCTTATTGGTACCAGCATTATTAAGTTGGTCGACTTGGGAGAAGTCTCTGAAATTGATAGTTCGAAGGCACCCCTCAAACAAAGCATTAATGACGTGCGTGCCACAGCGCCTGTGCGCACGATGTCAGGGTCGATTGAAGAGATTCCTTTGCCTGACTTGCTGCAGCTGTTTTCGACTTCGAAAAAAAGCGGTGTATTAGCAGTCCGAGCTGGCAACAATGTGGGAAAAATCTATCTCGATAACGGTCAGATTGTGTTTACGTCGATCAACGACAACTTTGAAACCTCTCCTCTAAAATGTTTTTATCGCTTGCTCACTTGGACGCAAGGCATGTTTGAACTTGAGGCTGCCCACCAAGGTGAGTTTCCAACGCGTATGGAACAGTCTACCGAAGCTCTTCTCATGGAGGGCATGCGCCAACTTGATGAGATCAAGCGCATTGAGGGAGATATCCCTAGCCCGAATGCAACGCTTGCGCTTGTTCGGCCGATGCTGACACCGCTTAAAAACCTTGCTCCTGAGGAACTAGATATGCTTCAGCTGGTGATTAATCACCAAACCACTGAAGAAGTGCTGAATCACAGCGCGCATGATGACTTGCATACCTATCAGTCCTTGGCTCGGCTGATTAGCGGTGGCTATATCGTTGCGCAGTGA
- a CDS encoding PD40 domain-containing protein translates to MIWCFLAILLGSALLVALPGGAEAQVRDPHLQWKTIRTKHFEINYYEPLGLIARRAAVVAERAHQILAPLIAHRPHERTRIVLTDETDSANGSATALPYNTIRIFATAPEDISPLGDYDDWLSELIIHEYTHILHLDQIGGIPKIINTVFGKIVSPNNAQPRWFIEGLAVNEESLHTSGGRLRSTMFDMYLRMNARQAPLWDLDQLSHIADRWPHGTSWYLYGAYFVNFIYEHFGRKALQEITSYYGRQAIPYGINRAVKRATGHNFEELYALFLDHLRKVHQNKLNDLKSQGLVEGRRLTFQGEDTNSPRFLDNNELIYHESNNTMRGHLRHISLSNATEGDVLARVIGTTYLSIHPDKNQIVYTATDNYRDIYRLYDLFIYDRKNDESTRISHGLRARDPDLSSDGNRLAFTINGLGTTHLGVAKINDFTGSKKILIRSKPSELIYTPKWSPDGKQIAYSQWSRGGYRDIWTIDVATKHRTRITHDRAVDSGPCWSPDGSQLYFSSDRSGIANIYAYRVADRSLWQVTNVIGGAYQPTVSPNGKELVYVGYTSFGFDLFHLSMHKPFRPALPYVNERPPPIDDSDILFSFSEPYSPFPTLLPQAYTLDLQPDGFGQQLGINVHGEDVAQWHAYDARVGVSLQNAQSSVDFRYAYQRSPTRFNLGLYRFANPGGGLEVAGERQSWIESRSGADFTLAYVFPRTFHSESISLTQTFAYIDNAEPFEGKLDPNTPHPVFPRLGLLARTSAGWSYSNVERYIYNISASRGHSIGFNVSVSSPALGSQYEAVSLTWRASKFITMPWLKQHVLALRYGGGISTGDIAGRSVFGVGGFPSQAVLNAVIDGTSLGGVVLRGYKPFARVGTQFHLLQNEYRFLIYRTQQGLSTLPIYANRVYASVYADLGNAFLGSIDFRNFLLGVGGEVLLDFTLGYYLHFTLRAGLAQGMLGPIQTQPYLNLGFPF, encoded by the coding sequence ATGATTTGGTGTTTTTTGGCTATCCTACTGGGATCGGCCTTATTGGTCGCCCTTCCGGGCGGTGCCGAAGCGCAAGTGCGAGATCCCCACCTACAATGGAAGACAATTCGCACAAAACATTTCGAAATTAACTACTATGAACCTCTAGGCCTGATTGCTCGCCGGGCCGCCGTGGTCGCCGAGCGTGCGCATCAGATCTTAGCGCCCCTCATTGCTCACCGACCTCACGAACGAACGCGTATCGTGCTCACGGATGAAACAGACAGCGCAAATGGATCGGCAACGGCTCTTCCTTACAACACGATTCGGATTTTTGCGACTGCACCTGAGGACATCTCACCTTTGGGAGACTACGATGATTGGCTGAGTGAGCTCATTATTCACGAGTACACGCATATTCTTCACCTTGATCAAATCGGCGGGATACCAAAAATCATTAACACTGTTTTTGGGAAGATTGTTTCTCCAAACAACGCACAGCCAAGGTGGTTTATTGAAGGACTCGCCGTCAATGAAGAAAGCCTTCATACCTCGGGCGGGCGGTTGCGCAGCACGATGTTTGACATGTACCTACGCATGAACGCACGTCAAGCTCCTCTGTGGGATTTGGACCAACTTTCTCATATTGCAGATCGCTGGCCTCACGGCACAAGCTGGTATCTCTATGGTGCATATTTCGTTAATTTTATCTACGAGCACTTCGGACGCAAAGCACTTCAAGAGATCACTTCGTACTACGGTCGACAAGCCATTCCCTACGGGATCAACAGGGCAGTTAAACGAGCAACTGGACACAACTTCGAAGAACTCTACGCCTTATTTCTCGATCACTTGCGCAAAGTGCATCAAAACAAGTTGAATGATCTTAAGTCTCAAGGACTGGTTGAAGGAAGGCGTCTTACTTTCCAAGGGGAAGACACAAATTCCCCCCGGTTTTTAGATAACAACGAGCTCATTTACCACGAGAGCAACAACACCATGCGAGGACATCTTCGCCACATTTCGCTCAGCAACGCGACCGAAGGCGATGTTCTTGCACGAGTCATTGGCACAACCTACCTAAGCATTCATCCCGACAAAAATCAGATTGTATATACCGCTACCGACAACTACCGGGACATTTATCGTTTGTATGACCTCTTTATTTACGATCGCAAGAACGACGAAAGCACTCGCATAAGTCATGGTTTGCGCGCCCGCGACCCCGATCTATCAAGCGATGGCAATCGTCTTGCGTTTACTATCAACGGCCTCGGAACAACTCACTTGGGCGTTGCCAAGATTAATGATTTTACAGGCAGCAAGAAAATCCTCATCCGTAGCAAGCCGTCGGAGTTAATCTACACACCCAAATGGTCGCCCGACGGAAAGCAAATCGCCTACAGCCAATGGAGTCGCGGAGGCTATCGCGATATCTGGACCATCGATGTCGCCACAAAACACAGAACACGCATCACCCATGACCGGGCTGTCGATAGCGGTCCATGCTGGTCGCCCGATGGCAGCCAATTGTATTTTTCATCAGATAGAAGCGGTATTGCGAATATCTATGCTTATCGTGTTGCCGATAGAAGTCTGTGGCAAGTCACCAATGTTATCGGTGGAGCGTATCAGCCCACCGTATCACCCAACGGAAAAGAGCTTGTTTATGTCGGGTATACAAGCTTTGGTTTTGACCTCTTTCACCTGAGCATGCACAAGCCTTTTCGGCCAGCTTTACCCTATGTCAACGAACGGCCACCACCGATTGACGATAGCGACATTCTCTTTTCCTTTAGCGAACCTTATTCGCCTTTTCCTACCTTGCTTCCGCAAGCCTATACCTTGGATTTACAACCCGATGGCTTTGGGCAGCAGCTTGGTATCAATGTTCACGGCGAAGATGTCGCTCAATGGCACGCCTACGATGCTCGGGTAGGCGTCAGCCTTCAAAACGCTCAAAGCTCCGTTGATTTTCGCTATGCGTATCAACGCAGTCCAACACGTTTTAATCTCGGACTGTATCGTTTTGCAAACCCTGGTGGCGGTCTTGAAGTAGCAGGAGAACGTCAGTCCTGGATCGAAAGCCGCAGCGGAGCTGATTTCACACTAGCCTACGTGTTTCCACGCACCTTCCATAGCGAAAGTATCAGTTTAACTCAGACCTTTGCTTATATTGATAACGCCGAGCCTTTTGAAGGTAAACTCGATCCCAATACACCGCACCCTGTTTTCCCTCGTTTAGGACTGCTCGCACGTACCAGCGCAGGCTGGAGTTATTCAAACGTCGAGCGCTACATCTACAATATCAGCGCATCCCGTGGTCATAGCATTGGATTTAACGTCTCCGTATCTTCGCCCGCCTTAGGAAGCCAATACGAAGCAGTAAGTTTAACCTGGCGTGCCTCGAAATTCATTACCATGCCCTGGCTCAAGCAGCATGTACTGGCATTGCGTTACGGCGGTGGCATTAGCACCGGTGATATTGCTGGCCGCAGTGTATTTGGCGTGGGAGGCTTCCCTTCCCAAGCGGTCCTGAACGCTGTGATCGACGGAACAAGTTTGGGCGGCGTTGTATTGCGCGGCTACAAACCCTTTGCACGTGTTGGCACGCAGTTTCATTTATTACAAAACGAATACCGCTTTCTTATCTACCGCACCCAACAAGGCTTATCGACCCTTCCCATCTACGCCAACCGCGTTTACGCCTCTGTTTACGCTGACCTTGGCAACGCCTTTCTAGGTAGCATTGACTTTAGGAATTTTCTTCTCGGCGTCGGAGGCGAAGTCTTACTTGATTTCACCCTTGGCTACTATCTGCATTTTACCCTACGAGCAGGTCTTGCCCAAGGCATGCTTGGGCCTATTCAAACCCAACCCTATCTAAACTTGGGCTTTCCCTTCTAG
- a CDS encoding translocation/assembly module TamB domain-containing protein, protein MAHMLCVHMQIRAWLRKTAISMAALFAFFLCLVLMALVFLKSSTGQDLVCSKLQAFANESLSGKVSIAKCSFDGLDTLKVQNLSLQTKDGYRALELEALTLNVDIAALLFGKIRLDEVLVEQPKLGLKKKKGEYEIQRALEARSSTPKEDNAPGPEIRITTLTLRHGYVFDAPQDFELVNINLQLSLSLTDGLHVGIANLALGVTKQKEIFLEGIQLEGNVHLNDNKKSTIQMRVIQGSSRLQLAGNFLWKKDLPTAIDATLEASVIPRDLHHFDSGKLSNILKSNLRLIADIDGSPKNLSLHARLLSRGGEISTTAHLIEKQLSFQFETASLDLKKIVQGSDATIALTMSGNYTLPDASKKPSRLNLKVKKARYKKWNLPRAEAELLLNDSAIRIRNFHLPEFEQGSDYFHASAVFRKNGLFEAKLQTRIENTQSDSALRKKWPGLDASLEANLSASMSEKKQLEASGEIAIDHLVFEKTKLKELHAQGKLKFGLKRGRVKQIDIKASLGEAHIAQGKLKRLNLDINTNKPGNYEVRASGTLGKEGRKVPLNASLSAQINQDESITANGNINIDGLVDGPLVIRLDNTRWHPQGKFQADEIQVRAAGIQASLRGYYSLRSESELSIDIDELNLQTLASIAKLETAISGTLRSSLRFSGRIQSPRIEGSVRLHDVSIAASPPFNIETQLLHDELNSLITVQASARPTFEKLVKHTDYQHVLRRPWQIQIQSPWRDLRKTPLQTTEDIRSRIQANFEGGEQSPAHGIIDAEFNWDDASGTEERCLEQARAALAINVQLKDNKTEINLQSKIQNQTFLSAQAKIKSDVDRWLQHGLPERLPKADITAKITALNLGQIPFICHHLKGSLNGHLDGRDVLGTHPEIQAQLSSTDLHLEDSNFLDLKLKLHLNAKKLSSEFSLSQERNSILNAEINGPLAGTLGKANLRLGSGAVQAKLALHKFPVALVSAVATSIEAGKGTVSGNLLASRAHNTAVDLRGELSFDRVSLVWLDPYFRLSDVGGRISVNPKAIRIHDLRTSSQNGRLLLNAQLDHKQWHPTTFNAELRTDKFPVRREGIMLATITSKIKAEGNLKSSPVVVNVVPEKLDIFLSERLGQKVQDLPQHKQVVYENQKGFQSSTAPIMQVKESEETSIYHGKSVVINVRTSTPFWVRRNDLAVQLLANIKLNQQNGTTLLKGPIEVRRGFIALLGKTFDFNSGEIVFAGASPINPKLDLKAVYRIPSGTKITVHIGGYLDTPQLRFTSDDPNVTTESQAIAQLVGTQRSSSEQAQSAGAQAQSALGGMVAGLIGTLAREEFGQSFPIISLDSGGNAESTRLRIGYQADNLLPKAWQNVIRGIYVEGSVSGGEREQSARAGFLLELFFPYDLLSSATYTQPDNWSLDLLWEP, encoded by the coding sequence ATGGCTCATATGTTATGCGTGCATATGCAAATCAGAGCCTGGCTTCGGAAAACCGCTATCAGCATGGCAGCGCTGTTTGCGTTTTTTCTTTGCCTAGTATTGATGGCATTGGTTTTTCTGAAAAGCTCCACCGGGCAAGATCTCGTGTGCTCAAAGCTTCAAGCCTTTGCCAACGAAAGCCTTTCCGGAAAAGTCTCCATTGCAAAATGCTCTTTTGATGGCCTTGACACCCTTAAAGTCCAAAATCTTTCACTGCAAACCAAAGATGGCTACCGAGCTCTGGAGCTGGAGGCACTGACGCTGAATGTCGATATAGCCGCCCTTCTGTTCGGCAAAATCCGCCTAGACGAAGTCCTTGTCGAACAACCTAAGCTTGGGCTCAAAAAGAAAAAAGGTGAATATGAGATTCAACGTGCTTTAGAAGCTCGAAGCTCTACGCCTAAAGAGGACAACGCTCCCGGTCCTGAAATACGTATTACCACTCTTACTCTCCGGCATGGCTATGTTTTTGATGCCCCTCAAGACTTTGAACTTGTGAATATTAACTTGCAACTTTCTTTGTCGCTCACAGATGGATTGCATGTCGGGATTGCAAATCTTGCACTTGGCGTCACAAAGCAAAAAGAGATCTTCCTGGAAGGAATACAACTGGAGGGGAATGTTCATCTCAACGACAATAAAAAATCCACCATCCAAATGCGAGTTATCCAGGGATCCAGTCGGTTGCAGCTTGCAGGTAATTTTTTATGGAAAAAAGACCTTCCGACTGCAATCGACGCTACGCTTGAAGCTTCTGTTATCCCACGCGATCTGCACCACTTCGATAGTGGGAAACTAAGCAACATTTTGAAAAGCAATCTTCGCCTGATAGCCGACATAGACGGCAGTCCTAAAAACCTGAGCCTTCATGCACGCTTATTAAGTCGCGGCGGGGAGATCAGCACAACCGCGCATTTGATAGAAAAACAGCTTTCCTTTCAATTCGAAACAGCGAGTCTCGATCTGAAAAAAATTGTTCAAGGAAGTGATGCGACAATCGCACTGACTATGTCTGGCAATTATACTCTACCCGATGCATCTAAAAAGCCATCCCGTCTCAATCTAAAAGTAAAAAAAGCACGCTATAAGAAATGGAACTTACCGCGCGCTGAAGCAGAGCTGTTATTGAATGACTCTGCGATTCGAATAAGAAACTTTCACTTGCCTGAGTTTGAACAAGGCAGTGACTATTTTCATGCCAGTGCTGTCTTTAGGAAAAATGGCCTCTTCGAGGCAAAGCTGCAAACGCGAATTGAGAACACACAAAGCGACAGCGCGCTAAGGAAGAAATGGCCCGGACTGGATGCTTCCCTTGAAGCCAACCTAAGCGCAAGCATGTCCGAAAAAAAACAACTTGAAGCCTCCGGTGAAATAGCAATCGATCACTTAGTCTTCGAAAAGACCAAGCTCAAGGAGCTACATGCCCAAGGTAAGCTCAAATTCGGGCTCAAGCGTGGCCGCGTCAAGCAGATCGACATCAAGGCTTCTCTTGGCGAAGCACACATTGCACAAGGAAAACTAAAACGACTTAACTTAGACATTAATACGAATAAGCCTGGGAATTATGAAGTTCGCGCAAGTGGGACCTTGGGTAAAGAAGGAAGGAAAGTACCTCTCAATGCTTCTCTGAGCGCTCAGATCAACCAAGACGAATCAATCACCGCTAACGGAAACATTAATATCGATGGGCTCGTGGATGGACCCCTGGTAATACGACTCGACAACACCCGTTGGCATCCTCAAGGAAAATTTCAAGCAGACGAGATACAAGTGAGAGCTGCTGGAATCCAAGCAAGTCTTCGAGGTTACTATAGCTTACGAAGTGAGTCTGAGCTTTCTATCGACATTGACGAACTTAACCTTCAAACGCTGGCGAGTATCGCGAAGCTTGAAACAGCAATCTCCGGGACGCTGAGATCCTCACTCCGATTTTCAGGAAGGATCCAAAGTCCTCGAATCGAAGGATCAGTGCGCCTGCATGATGTTTCGATCGCCGCTTCTCCACCTTTCAATATAGAAACCCAACTCCTTCACGATGAGCTCAATTCATTGATCACAGTCCAAGCTTCTGCGCGACCTACTTTCGAAAAACTAGTCAAACATACAGACTACCAACATGTTCTTCGCAGACCATGGCAGATCCAGATACAAAGCCCCTGGAGAGACCTACGCAAAACACCTTTGCAAACAACAGAGGATATACGCTCACGAATCCAAGCAAATTTTGAAGGAGGCGAGCAAAGTCCAGCGCATGGCATCATCGATGCAGAGTTCAACTGGGATGATGCTAGTGGTACAGAAGAACGGTGCTTAGAGCAGGCCAGGGCAGCCTTGGCGATAAACGTTCAGTTGAAAGACAATAAAACAGAGATCAATTTACAAAGCAAAATACAGAATCAAACTTTTTTAAGTGCCCAGGCAAAGATCAAAAGCGATGTGGATCGATGGTTGCAGCATGGCCTGCCCGAACGATTGCCTAAAGCGGACATTACAGCAAAGATCACCGCCTTAAACCTCGGTCAAATCCCCTTCATTTGCCACCATCTCAAAGGCTCTTTGAATGGCCATCTTGACGGACGCGATGTACTTGGCACACATCCCGAAATTCAAGCTCAACTATCAAGCACAGATCTGCATCTGGAAGACTCAAATTTCCTTGATCTGAAACTAAAACTTCACCTCAATGCGAAAAAGCTTTCTTCAGAATTTTCGCTAAGCCAAGAACGAAATAGTATACTCAATGCAGAAATCAATGGACCTCTTGCCGGAACACTTGGCAAAGCTAATCTACGCTTAGGATCGGGCGCAGTCCAAGCAAAACTGGCATTGCATAAGTTTCCGGTGGCGCTTGTTTCTGCAGTTGCAACATCCATCGAAGCCGGGAAAGGAACAGTGAGTGGAAACTTGCTGGCTTCAAGGGCACACAATACCGCTGTGGATCTTCGAGGGGAGCTATCTTTCGATCGAGTCAGCTTGGTATGGTTGGACCCTTACTTTCGACTCAGCGACGTGGGCGGACGGATTAGTGTTAATCCGAAAGCAATTCGCATACACGATTTGCGCACCTCATCACAAAACGGTCGCTTGCTCCTCAACGCGCAACTCGATCACAAGCAATGGCATCCCACCACCTTCAACGCTGAGCTTAGGACAGATAAATTTCCTGTACGACGAGAAGGCATCATGCTTGCCACCATCACCAGCAAAATAAAAGCAGAAGGTAATCTAAAATCTTCGCCTGTTGTTGTGAATGTTGTTCCAGAAAAACTCGATATTTTTTTGTCCGAGCGCTTGGGACAGAAGGTACAAGATCTTCCTCAGCACAAGCAGGTGGTTTACGAAAATCAAAAAGGATTTCAATCGTCAACCGCACCGATCATGCAAGTAAAGGAGAGTGAAGAAACATCGATTTACCACGGAAAAAGTGTGGTTATCAACGTCAGGACCTCGACTCCTTTTTGGGTACGACGAAACGATCTCGCAGTTCAACTTCTAGCTAATATTAAGCTCAATCAACAAAATGGCACCACACTACTGAAAGGCCCTATTGAGGTCCGGCGTGGTTTTATCGCCTTGCTTGGCAAAACTTTTGATTTTAATTCGGGAGAAATCGTTTTTGCGGGTGCATCGCCAATCAATCCAAAGCTGGACCTCAAAGCGGTGTACCGCATACCTTCAGGCACGAAAATCACCGTCCACATTGGTGGATACCTCGATACACCACAGCTTCGCTTCACAAGTGACGATCCGAATGTCACCACAGAATCTCAGGCTATTGCCCAACTGGTGGGCACACAACGCTCAAGTTCTGAGCAGGCTCAATCCGCTGGCGCTCAAGCACAATCTGCTTTAGGAGGTATGGTCGCTGGGTTAATTGGCACACTTGCTCGAGAAGAGTTTGGGCAAAGCTTTCCGATCATTTCTCTGGATTCAGGAGGAAATGCTGAAAGCACACGTTTGAGAATTGGTTACCAAGCTGACAACCTGCTTCCCAAAGCCTGGCAAAACGTGATTCGAGGAATATACGTTGAAGGCTCAGTCTCAGGTGGGGAGCGCGAACAGAGCGCTCGAGCGGGTTTTTTGCTCGAACTTTTCTTTCCTTATGACCTACTTAGCAGCGCAACTTACACGCAACCTGACAACTGGTCCTTGGATTTACTATGGGAGCCATGA
- a CDS encoding OmpA family protein: MKRAFTKNTRLSTTFTGVVVLLALIGCGYSEEEMQAKQARINDLETQLKDSQSRSEDLEARLNDVAAKNATMASRLKELGENVEQLEQERGSLKSTVEKLSEREKQAQARLATFRNMLERFKSMIASGALRVRIVRNRMVVELPEGILFDSGKAVLKKDGEATLAKVAEVLKTINDREFQITGHTDNVPIRSARFPSNWELSTARAVNVLKFLVNSGMDRQMLSAAGYAFTQPVAPNDSKESRAKNRRIEIVLMPQLNELPDLSSLEGLEK; encoded by the coding sequence ATGAAGCGCGCTTTTACAAAGAACACCCGTCTAAGTACGACTTTTACAGGCGTTGTTGTTCTTTTAGCCTTAATTGGCTGCGGTTATTCCGAAGAAGAAATGCAAGCCAAGCAAGCTCGAATCAATGATTTAGAAACACAACTCAAAGATTCTCAATCACGCAGCGAAGATCTCGAAGCCCGGTTGAATGACGTTGCGGCCAAAAACGCAACCATGGCAAGCCGGTTGAAAGAACTTGGAGAAAACGTCGAGCAGTTGGAACAGGAGCGAGGCAGCCTCAAAAGCACTGTGGAAAAGCTCAGCGAACGAGAAAAACAGGCCCAGGCGCGGCTAGCAACATTTCGCAACATGCTTGAGCGTTTCAAGTCCATGATTGCATCCGGTGCGTTGCGCGTGCGTATCGTACGCAATCGCATGGTCGTCGAGTTGCCAGAAGGGATCTTGTTTGACTCCGGCAAAGCGGTGTTGAAGAAGGACGGCGAAGCGACTTTAGCGAAAGTCGCAGAGGTTCTTAAGACCATCAACGACCGTGAATTCCAAATCACCGGTCACACAGACAACGTGCCGATTCGTTCTGCTCGTTTTCCGTCTAACTGGGAACTGTCAACCGCTCGTGCAGTAAACGTCCTCAAGTTTCTGGTTAACAGTGGTATGGACAGACAAATGTTATCTGCAGCTGGTTACGCCTTTACGCAACCAGTCGCGCCTAATGATAGCAAAGAATCGAGAGCAAAGAATCGACGTATTGAGATCGTTTTGATGCCACAACTCAATGAGCTTCCCGATCTCTCCAGCCTGGAAGGTTTAGAGAAGTAA
- a CDS encoding PilZ domain-containing protein produces MTHQSTKPGPRQSARLTINKEFSSLDSFVQEYITNISKHGVFIRSDNPPPVGTEVNLNFTVMVDGLENIEGIGQVVRVQNDPPGVGVVFTKLSSYSSELIERLLTTHQ; encoded by the coding sequence ATGACGCATCAGTCCACAAAACCTGGCCCTAGGCAGTCTGCACGACTAACTATCAACAAAGAGTTCAGCTCTTTGGATTCGTTTGTCCAAGAGTACATTACTAATATTTCCAAACACGGTGTGTTTATTCGCTCTGATAATCCACCCCCCGTTGGAACTGAAGTAAATCTAAACTTTACGGTGATGGTCGATGGCTTGGAAAATATAGAAGGGATCGGCCAAGTCGTACGTGTGCAAAACGACCCTCCAGGCGTTGGCGTGGTGTTCACAAAACTAAGCAGCTACTCTTCGGAGCTGATTGAACGGCTATTGACCACTCACCAATAA